The nucleotide window CATgagcgccgacgagaagACAAAGTTCGAAATCATTGGAAAGTCTTCTGTCAAGTACACCCTCAAGGCCAACCACGAAGTCGAAGCGAAGCGCTGGTTCTGGGCCTTGAACAACTCGATCCAATGGACGAAGgaccaggccaaggaggaagagcgcCAAAAGGCTCGTGGCGCCGAGCTTCTCAGACAGGCCAAGGCTGAGCAGGCCGGAAAGTCGCCCGAGCTTTCTATTAACGACGCCCACAGCGAGAGTGCCAGCGTGGCTGACACGAGGAGGAGCAGTGTGCAGATCCCCAGAACCATGTCGCACAGCAAGATGTCTGTTCCCAGAAGCGACTTCGCCGGCGCGAGTACCGTCGCCAGCAACGACGATGACTTTGCCGACGCTGCGACGGACGCTGGTCAATCCAGAGCTACGAGAAACGGCCACCTGgcgcccgacgacgacgatgacgacgacgacttcgagGATGTCAGCAGCCGTGAAGAACCTTCTGTCTCCAAGGACGCATTCAACATCACCGCCCAGTCGGCCAAGCTGCAGCTCGACACCATTTCCGCCGTCAACGCTGCGatgctggccgaggcctcCAAGAATCCCAACACCATCGTTTCCGACGCCAAGGTCACCCAGGCTCTCACGACATATGACGCGGCCGTTCGAAGCTTGACGGGGCTTGTCGGAGACCTCATGCGGATTTCCAAGGATCGCGATGCCTACTGGCAGTACCGCCTGGATCGTGAGATTGACATGCGCCGCATGTGGGAGGAGAGCATGGCCAAGGTTGCCAAGGAGCAGGAGATTCTGGAGGAGCGTGTTgaccaggccgaggccaagcgTAAGGCTGCCAAGCGTGCACTCCGCGAAGTTATGAACGAatcgccggcggctgccAGCCAGAAGCCCGAAGCCGGCGACAACAAGGTCGATGGCACCGAGACCGTGGAGGCTTCCGTAGGAACGGACGACCTCGCGACCCAGTCCAAGTCGCCCAGCAGACCTCTGTCGAGAAAGCAGACAGTTCTGGACCACCTTGAGCTGTCGGATTCCGAGTcagaggatgaggacgagtTCTTCGACGCCGTGGATGCCGGAGAGGTCGAGGTCAGCCAGTTGCCGCCATCCGATGCTGCGGCCACGCCCCatgaagagaagaaagagcaGCAACTGGTTGTCTCTGGTGGTATAGATCTCAGCAGCTCATTCAAGGGTTATGAGAATGGTATCAGAACACGCCTCAAGATGGATGCGGATGATCGGCCCAAGATCTCGCTCTGGGTAAGTCTCTGCAACACATGATCATTGTCATCTTCAACTCACTAACCTGTGCACGCACAGAGTATTCTCAAGTCCATGATCGGCAAAGACATGACAAAGATGACGTTGCCGGTTTCTTTTAACGAACCGACTTCACTTCTTTACCGTGCTGGCGAAGACATGGAATATGTTGACCTTCTGGACCAAGCTGCTGAACGATCCGACTCGATTGAACGTCTCATCTATGTGGCCGCCTTTGCTGCCAGTGAGTACGCGTCTACCATTGGCCGTGTTGCAAAACCTTTCAACCCTCTGCTTGGAGAGACCTTTGAATATGTCCGGCCTGACAAGAACTACCGCTTCTTCATTGAGCAGGTCAGCCATCACCCGCCCGTCGGTGCTGCCTGGGCCGAGTCTCCCAAGTGGACCTACTGGGGCGAGTCAGCCGTTAAATCCAAATTCTATGGCAAATCCTTCGACATCAACCCTCTTGGCACCTGGTTCTTGAAACTTCGCCCTACAgctggaggcaaggaggatCTATACACGTGGAAGAAGGTCACGTCCTCCGTCATTGGCATCATCACCGGCAACCCCACCGTGGACAACTACGGCCCCATGGAGGTCAAGAACTGGACGACAGGGGAGGTGTGCCACGTCGAGTTTCAGCCGCGTGGTTGGAAGGCGTCCAGCGCATACAAGATTTCGGGCAAGGtgctcgatgccgacggcaGGGTGCGCTACAGCATGGGAGGCCGCTGGAACTCGAAGCTGTACGTTCGCCTGACGCCCGGATACGAGGCCACAGTCGACGACCCCGGCGACTCAGCGTCAGTCGAGAAGGGCGGTAGCATTACGGACCCCAACAGGGCGTTCCTCATCTGGCAGGCGAACCCCCGCCCGCCCAATATTCCCTTCAACCTCACGCCCTTCGTCCTCACCTTCAACCACATCGACGACAAGCTCAGGCCttggctgccgccgacggactCGCGTCTCCGCCCGGACCAGCGCGCCATGGAGGACGGTGAGTACGActtcgcggccgaggaaaAGAACCGACTGGAGGAGGCGCAGCGCACGCGGAGACGGCAGCGCGAGGAGAATGGCCTCGAGTTCCGCCCGGCGTGGTTCGAAAAGGCGAAGTGCGAGGTCACTGGCGAGTCGTACTGGAAGTTCAACGGCAAGTACTGGCAGCAGAGAGAGAAGGCCGGTCCCGAGGGAGATCCGCAGCAGGCCTGGAACGGTCTGGAGCCCATCTACGAGGACGCGAAATAGGAGGCTCGCGTTGTTGATGTGGATTTTGCGGGGGCGGTGCAGGAGTGGATTCGGGAGAAAACTCCCGAGAGTGTttcgaagaagaagacgtcAGTGCCCGAGGGGATGCAGATGCGGCTGATGGAGGGACCAAAGGGTATTCGGTGGGCTGTTGCTGGGAAAAGGTAGTTCCTCCGGGGACCCCGAAAGCCTGGATCGACAGAGTAGCACGGATGACGGTAGTGAAATAAACAATCGCTCGCTCTTGGTAGATTCTGGCCCCGTCGTATGAGCTCGTTGTGAGTTCGATGTCCGCTTTCCATAACTGCCCTTTGGGTGTTCTTCTGTGCTGTGCTTAGGTATGGAGAGTATCGTGGATGATCCAGATTACTGATCCGGGAGAACCAAGGGTTCTGGGTTATAGGCATAGGCAATGCTGGTAATCGTGCGCGGGTTCGAAGGAGAAGCCGAGCCATCATCGCAAGTGCACATACATATGGCGGTTTGCCCATCCTTCCGCCAGAATGATAGACGCTCTGCTTCGTGTGGTGTTCGTGGGGCGGGATGTCTGGAGCCAGCCACGAGGCGCTTGCGTCGGGGAGGTCATTGCCCTACAACCAGGCCGTTGATGCCAATGAAGCAAGCCGAAGCAGAGACCGTCGACGAAAACAGTGTTCCGTGTTCCGTCTgcctttccctccttcccctttGCAGTTCGGGCGGTGGGGTGAGTCTTGTCATCCCAAAAGTCCGCGGCGGACGAACGTAAGTCCCAACACTTCAAGAACCGTGGTCtgtcttcatcatcatcgagaagaagaagcatAGTGGCGGGCGGGCTTAGGGATCGGGACCACCCCGCCAAGAAGCTTGTGATGCCGTTGGGATTTTGCAACGTCCGGGATTAGGTATGTATGTACGCACCCATTCCCGTTCCCGGATTACGCACCTCGGTGAAGGCAGTGGGGGCATCAGGGGAAGGATGTTCAGcactacctaggtacctacctaggttGAAGATGACAATTGGGGGGTCCCCACTTCTGGACCTCGGCACTTTTCCCGCCTGAACACATTGACCAATGGCCCATATAGGTAATACATTTAGGGGGCCTG belongs to Colletotrichum higginsianum IMI 349063 chromosome 5, whole genome shotgun sequence and includes:
- a CDS encoding Oxysterol-binding protein, whose protein sequence is MSDAGDSTHKRSKSAAALSLLRRNHSRGDEDPSNSDDGAPLTSPPSAATSHTNINIPMAQNAPRSNGANRLSISPSMGRTPSHNSPPSATISKMSTTAAAAAAAAASPSEKGVSLEQSVRKFRIVEALRSGDTASISKAIRDTAEGGPRTSISSINTLSGSGLDDTTVLHLAIQCAEYQVVEYVLSDGAGTIDINARDKDGNTPLHVAAIQGRTQVVKLLLDQKEINDAVANHQGRLPIDVARNPDIFQLLQLSRSLFAENKVRQIQGLIAQNDYKTLETVLEEPRLKQILDINSTEFATEPTTVQAGGTLLHEAARKKNTQLIQVLLLHGADPFRRDRKGKLPQDVTKDDVTRAMLKRSPAAVAAQRGIQEKAVLGQAASQGAGASASGDPVAGREAREMKGYLKKWTNYRKGYQLRWFVLEDGVLSYYKHQDDAGSACRGAINTRIAKLHMSADEKTKFEIIGKSSVKYTLKANHEVEAKRWFWALNNSIQWTKDQAKEEERQKARGAELLRQAKAEQAGKSPELSINDAHSESASVADTRRSSVQIPRTMSHSKMSVPRSDFAGASTVASNDDDFADAATDAGQSRATRNGHLAPDDDDDDDDFEDVSSREEPSVSKDAFNITAQSAKLQLDTISAVNAAMLAEASKNPNTIVSDAKVTQALTTYDAAVRSLTGLVGDLMRISKDRDAYWQYRLDREIDMRRMWEESMAKVAKEQEILEERVDQAEAKRKAAKRALREVMNESPAAASQKPEAGDNKVDGTETVEASVGTDDLATQSKSPSRPLSRKQTVLDHLELSDSESEDEDEFFDAVDAGEVEVSQLPPSDAAATPHEEKKEQQLVVSGGIDLSSSFKGYENGIRTRLKMDADDRPKISLWSILKSMIGKDMTKMTLPVSFNEPTSLLYRAGEDMEYVDLLDQAAERSDSIERLIYVAAFAASEYASTIGRVAKPFNPLLGETFEYVRPDKNYRFFIEQVSHHPPVGAAWAESPKWTYWGESAVKSKFYGKSFDINPLGTWFLKLRPTAGGKEDLYTWKKVTSSVIGIITGNPTVDNYGPMEVKNWTTGEVCHVEFQPRGWKASSAYKISGKVLDADGRVRYSMGGRWNSKLYVRLTPGYEATVDDPGDSASVEKGGSITDPNRAFLIWQANPRPPNIPFNLTPFVLTFNHIDDKLRPWLPPTDSRLRPDQRAMEDGEYDFAAEEKNRLEEAQRTRRRQREENGLEFRPAWFEKAKCEVTGESYWKFNGKYWQQREKAGPEGDPQQAWNGLEPIYEDAK